CCCATCCATTAATGCATGATGCACTTCAATCGAAATTGGTAATGTTCCTTGCTCTTTTTGGTACTGCCCAAATACAACTTTCGGAATCCCTGAAGCAATCGGCGTGTGTTCTGCATGTTTAAATCCTGAGAATTTGAACCATGGTAAGATTGAAATATACATTTGCGTTATTTTGTCAGCATTTTCAACAAAGTAACTATTTAACAATGGCTTACCTAAGAAGTTCTGTTTTTGATGAGTGTAATGATCGCAATATTCTAATAATGAATTTTGTATTTCTAATGGTACAAACCTAAAACTTTCATCTGCTCGTAAAAATACTGTACTCAATGAGACCCCTGATACTTCTACTGGTTCATCATCCACTATTCGATACCGCATCGGAGCGTAACGCTCAACAGCCTCTTGTAAACAGTATAAATAGCAGGCAGTAAAACTTAGTTGCTGTGATTTTGCATATTTGAACAGTAATTTCGCGTCAAGGTCGATAACTACATTAAAATAGGGTTGTGAGAAAGGTAAGAAGAATTTGAAGTGTTCAGCTCTTGGCCAAGTGTCAAGGTCAATTTTTTTCATAAAAAAAGGGATGTTAGATTACATCCCTCTATTAGACCAATTACATTATTTAAAGCAAAGGAATTATAAACCGTTTGCGATAATTTCTTGTGCTAATTCATCAGCAATAATATGTGTCGACTTTTGCTCTTCTTCTGAACGCTTGAAGATTTCAGCTAGTGTGTCGTATATGCCTTCTACGTGCTTAGTCGCATCAGCTTCATTATAACCAGCTGGTTTAGTTTCGTAATAAACATTGATAATACCACCAGCATTAATTACGTAGTCAGGTGCATATAAAACGCCTTTTTCACGCAAAATTTCACCATGGCGTGACTCAGCTAGTTGGTTATTTGCACAACCTGCGATGATTTGTGCTTTCAAACGAGGGATTGTTTCGTCATTAACCGTTGCACCAAGTGCACACGGCGCGTATACATCAACGTCTAGGTCGTAAATCTCGTCGATATTCACAGCTGTAGCGCCAAAATCGTTTACTACTCTTTCCACAGACTCTTGATTGATATCTGTTACGAATAATTGAGCGCCAGCTTCATGTAAGTGCTTGCAAAGCGTATAAGCTACCGCACCTAAACCTTGAACTGATACCTTAACGCCATTTAAGTCTTCATGCCCGTGTTTATGCTTGAATGCAGCTTTGATGCCCAAGAAAGTACCTAAAGCTGTAAACGGTGAAGGGTTACCACTCTTTCCTTCAAGGCCCATTACATAGTTCGTTTCTTTATGCATGGTCATTACATCACCTGTGGTGATGTTAACGTCTTCTGCTGAATAATAGGTGCCGCCTAAACGTTCAAGTTGCTTTCCAAATGCTCGAAATAAAGCTTCTGATTTGATTTTCTTCGCATCACCAATAATTACAGACTTGCCGCCACCAAATGGTAATCGAGCAACCGCATTTTTGTAAGTCATGCCTTTCGATAAACGCAATACATCGTAAACAGCATCTTCATCTTTTGCGTAATCCCACATACGACAGCCGCCAACTGCAGGACCTAATTTTGTGCTATGAACGGCAATGATAGCTTTTAAGCCAGACTCTTTATCTGAGCAAAAAACCACTTGTTCATGGTTATCAAATTCAACTTGGTTAAATACAGCCACTTTATTGTTCTCCGAATTTTTACCCATTAGTCGGGTGTAGCGCTGAAACTGCGATGACTCTATCACTATATTTTCAAATTCTCTATAAATTGAGGCATTCATTCTCTACAAATCTACTAATAGACAATTTCAATCTAATTGAAATAACTTAATTAGAAAATATATTCAAATTAAATCCTCTAAATATTTGCTTAAGTTAAAAATAGTCATTGAAGCGGCATAAAGAGCTGACGTTAACGTAAAGGTCACGGCAAGTGTAAAATTTTTAATACAAAAAAACCGCCATTTGGCGGTTTTTATAAGTATGACTTCTTAAGGTAAAGCCTCGCCTCGAGCACTGACAAAAAGGCTATACCATTCATCTCGCGTTAGTTCAAAATCAAGAGCCATTGTAGCCCCCTTTATTCTCTCTAAATTAGTTGTACCAATTATGGGTTGAATATTGCTCGGATGCTTCATTAAAAATGCAAGTACCACAGCTTCTGCTGTAGCATGATGCTTTTGAGCTAGTTCGAGAACAAGCTTGGATGTTCTTCTAATGTGCTCGCATTCCGAATTCAAACCTTGTTCAGAATATTTACCTTGTGCTAAACAACCCCAAGCCTGAAGTTGGATATGTTTGGTTTGACAATATTCCAAAGTACCACTCACAAAATCGACTGAATTGTTTCCATCGCTACCCACTAATACACCGTCGTTCAGCCAATCCAATTTGCCTAAACTCATCTCAATTTGATTAGCAATAATTGGCGTATCAAGGTTTTTTTGCAGAAATTCAACTTGAAACTGATTCATATTTGACACCGCAAAATGTTTTACTTTTCCATCAGCTTGTAAAGTCATTAATGTTTCTGCCAATTCATGTATTTGCATCAGTGGATCAGGTCTATGGAGCATTAATATATCTAGATACTCCGTATTCAATCGCCTTAAACTGCCTTCAACAGAATGTTTAATCCACTTTTCAGAAAAGTCATACCTTCCAGGTAAGTTTGCTTCTTTAAATCTGATCCCACATTTGCTTTGTATGATCATACTGTCTCTAAGTTCTGGTTTTTGCTTTAGTACTTCACCAAAAACTTGTTCTGCTTTGCCTAGACGGTAAATGTCTGCATGGTCAAAAAAATTTATGCCGTAAGACATAGCTGCGTCAATTACCGAATGCGCGTGAGAGATATCTTTTGTCGTTATTGGGTCTTTATCCCATCCACCACCTAATCCCATACACCCATAAGCAATCCTGCTAACTGTTGGGAAATATGTTGATAAAGGAAATACCTGACTTACCATTCACTCACCTTTCTATGATTCTCGAAAAACAGTTATAGAAGTAGTAATTACTTCTATAACACGTTAATTATCTGACGATTTCTTATAAATTTTAAATACTCTCAGAACACTAAATGCAATGTCAATATCGACTAAGCACCTCATAAACTCTCAGAGTTCTATAGAACAGGTCCTTCATCACGCAGTATATGCAAAAAGTGCATATGTTTTTGATATTGATTGATCACATCATTTATCACTGCAGCTTCAGACCAGCCCATGATGTCATAATCCTGACCGCCTTCAAGTAAGTGAACTTCCGCTCGGTAATAGCTTTCACTCCCTTCTTCTTGATCATGACTAAAGCTTGGCTGAACGTGTTCTTTCTTATATACGCCATAAATAAAATCATGCTCTTCTCCATGGTTCACCACAAGAGAGATACATTTTTCTGAGACTTTGATTTCAGCTTCAATATCATTCAGTTCAAACTGGGCTTTTATTGCTTTAAACGCTCGCTTCACTTCTTTGTTTAAAAACTGATTAATGTCTTTTTTATCTGGTGTTGAAACTATGTTATTCAGTTTTTCTTTCCAATCATTGCTTTCCTCACCACTTATATTTAACACCGCATGGTGCTGTAAACTTTCACGTTTCGCACTTTCAACTTCGAGGGCCTTTACTAAACCAAAGCATGAAAACAAGAGTACGAGTGAGAAAGGTAATGCGCTGGCAATCGTCATCGTTTGCAAGGCTTCTAACCCACCAACCAAGCTAAGCACTGCAGCAACGACGCCAACACTAATCGCCCAGAATAGTCGCTGCCATACTGGTGTATTGTTTTCACCATTTGAACACAACATGTCGATCACCATAGCGCCTGAGTCACACGATGTGACAAAGAATATGACGATCATTGCGACTGATAATACAGTCAATATTGTTGACCAAGGGAATTGCTCTAAGAATACAAATAAAGCAACCGAAGAGTTTTCACTCACCATATTTGCGACCTGTTGAGCGCCCTGTTCTACCACCATATAAATCGCACTATTACCAAAAACAGTCATCCAAAGCAGCGTAAATGCTGTAGGCACCACCATGACACCTAATACAAACTCTCGAATGGTTCTACCTTTTGATATACGCGCGATGAATAAACCAACAAATGGTGCCCAGGCTAACCACCAGCCCCAATAGAAAATAGTCCAACCGCCGATCCAACTTTTCTTCTCGTAAGCAAATAAATTGAATGTATTCGAGACAATTTCAGAAAGGTAAGCGCCAACGTTTTGCACATAAGCTTGTAATAGGAATACGCTAGGACCTAGTATGAAGATAAATGCGAGTAAAGCTATCGCCAAGAGCATATTGGCTTCAGAGAGTATTTTGATCCCTTTATCTAACCCCGTTGCCACCGATACTGACGCCAATGCAGTGATGACTACCATGATAATGACTTGATTGGTTTGGCTAACATCAAATTCGAATAAATAATTAAGCCCTGCATTCACCTGACTTGCACCTAGCCCTAAGGAAGTGGCCACACCAAACACCGTACTGACAACCGCAAAAATATCGACTAAATGCCCTTGCCAGCCATAGATTTTATCGCCAATAATCGGATGAAGCGCAGATCGTAATGTTAGAGGTAACTTATGACGATAGCTGAAATAAGCCAATACCAAAGCAACAATGGCGTAAATCGCCCAAGCATGAAACCCCCAATGGAAAAAAGTAATTTTCATCGCTTCTTTGATTGCTTCTAATGAGCCCTGCTCTGCAGTAGGCGGTGACAAATAGTGCATAATCGGCTCTGCTACGCCAAAGAACATCAAGCCAATTCCCATACCTGCTGCAAAGAGCATGGAGATCCAAGTACCTAATGAGTAATCAGGGGTTGCATGATCAGGCCCCAGTTTTACAGAGCCAAATCGAGATAAGCTTAGGTATAATACAAAGCCTAAAATGATGGCGACGGTAAGCACATAAAACCAACTACCATTGGCTGTGATCGCATTTTGAATATCAGCAAATAATGACTTTGCCATATTTGGGGCTGAAACAGTGATAATCATCAATAAGAGGATCACCAAAGAGGCTGGGTAAAACACCGCCTTGTTAAATTTTGCTTGTTGTCCGAGCATGGAACACCTTTTATTTCACTAAGAAAAGCTTTTATCTATAAGTAAAAGTACCAATCAAATTTGCCAAATTTAATCTGAAAAAATAAAGAAATAGATAAAAGCTTTATGAATAATTAATTTCATCTCTAATTAATTATATGAAGTTTTCATACAAAAGTAATCCCAGCCCAAAGTAAAAGCTCTATAGGAAAAGTGATGCATAAAAAAGCACTTGTATTAATAAGTGCTTTTCTGAGTGATTTGATTTTAGGTTGAAGTCCTATTCAGGCTCGTATCCAAGATTTGGTGACAACCAGCGCTCTGCCTCTTCAAGGCTCATATTGGTTCGCTGCGCGTAGTCTTCAACCTGATCCTTTTGGATTTGGGCCACCGCATAATATTTAGAATCAGGGTGAGAGAAATACCAGCCCGATACAGCAGCACCTGGCCACATTGCATATGAGCTTGTAAGTTGCATACCGATACGATCTTCAGTTTGCAGTAACGACCAGATTTTTTTCTTCTCAGTATGTTCGGGACATGCAGGATAACCCGGAGCAGGGCGAATACCTTGGTAATTTTCACGAATAAGCTCTTCATTACTGAGGTTTTCATCAGCAGCATAACCCCAGTACTCTTTACGAACTTGCTCATGAAGATATTCAGCAAACGCTTCGGCTAAACGGTCAGCAACTGCCTTAACCATGATCTTGTTGTAGTCATCTTGCTGTGCATCGAACGCTTCAGCTAAGTCGTCTTCTTCTAGGCCACCAGTTACAGCAAATGCACCAAAGTAGTCAGGCGTGCCTTTCGGCGCGACATAGTCAGCTAAACAGTAATTTGGAAAGTCGGTTTTCTCCGTTTGCTGACGTAAGTGACAACTTAACTCTAATACTTCAGAGCGAGTTTCATCTGTGTAGATTTCAATGTCATCACCTACACGGTTCGCTGGGAATAAACCAATCACACCAAGTGGTTTAAGCGCTTGCGTTTTTTCAAACTCATCAAGCATGGCATTGGCATCGTGATAAAGTTTTTTCGCCTCTTCACCGACAATTTCATCGTCCAAAATACGAGGGAATTTACCAGCCAATGACCAAGTCATGAAGTAAGGTGTCCAGTCGATGTATTCACGTAATGTTTTAATGCTCACATCTCTAAACTCTGTAACACCCAGCTTTTTCGGCACTGGAGGTGAGTAGTTATCCCAATCAAGATTTGCGGCATTATCACGGGCACGTTGGATAGTAACCGGTTTACTGCGTGGCTTTTTACGCGCTTGTTGTTCACGCACCTTTTCGTATTCGGCGGTGGTTTTTGCTAAAAATTCCGGCTTTTGTGTTTTGCTTAATAGGCTAGATACCACACCTACTGCACGACTGGCATTGTTCACATACACTACGCCTTTGTCGTATTGAGGCTCAATTTTAACCGCAGTGTGAGCTTTAGAAGTCGTTGCACCACCAATTAATAATGGAATATCAAAGCCACGACGGGTCATTTCTTTCGCCACATGCACCATTTCATCGAGCGATGGCGTAATAAGGCCCGATAGACCAATGGCATCGGCTTTTTCATCAATGGCAGTTTGCAAAATTTTCTCAGCAGGTACCATCACGCCTAAATCAACCACTTCATAGTTGTTACACTGAAGTACAACACCCACAATGTTTTTACCAATGTCGTGTACGTCGCCTTTAACCGTTGCCATGATGATTTTACCATTGGTGGCGCCCTCTTCTTTCTCCGCTTCGATATACGGATCAAGGTAAGCAACGGCACGTTTCATTACACGGGCGGATTTTACAACCTGAGGTAAGAACATTTTACCAGCACCGAATAAATCACCAACAACATTCATGCCGTCCATCAATGGACCTTCAATCACTTGAATTGGTTTATCCATTGAAGC
The Pseudoalteromonas phenolica genome window above contains:
- a CDS encoding CatA-like O-acetyltransferase; the protein is MKKIDLDTWPRAEHFKFFLPFSQPYFNVVIDLDAKLLFKYAKSQQLSFTACYLYCLQEAVERYAPMRYRIVDDEPVEVSGVSLSTVFLRADESFRFVPLEIQNSLLEYCDHYTHQKQNFLGKPLLNSYFVENADKITQMYISILPWFKFSGFKHAEHTPIASGIPKVVFGQYQKEQGTLPISIEVHHALMDGLHISQFIDVFNQVVAEICKEK
- a CDS encoding BCCT family transporter gives rise to the protein MLGQQAKFNKAVFYPASLVILLLMIITVSAPNMAKSLFADIQNAITANGSWFYVLTVAIILGFVLYLSLSRFGSVKLGPDHATPDYSLGTWISMLFAAGMGIGLMFFGVAEPIMHYLSPPTAEQGSLEAIKEAMKITFFHWGFHAWAIYAIVALVLAYFSYRHKLPLTLRSALHPIIGDKIYGWQGHLVDIFAVVSTVFGVATSLGLGASQVNAGLNYLFEFDVSQTNQVIIMVVITALASVSVATGLDKGIKILSEANMLLAIALLAFIFILGPSVFLLQAYVQNVGAYLSEIVSNTFNLFAYEKKSWIGGWTIFYWGWWLAWAPFVGLFIARISKGRTIREFVLGVMVVPTAFTLLWMTVFGNSAIYMVVEQGAQQVANMVSENSSVALFVFLEQFPWSTILTVLSVAMIVIFFVTSCDSGAMVIDMLCSNGENNTPVWQRLFWAISVGVVAAVLSLVGGLEALQTMTIASALPFSLVLLFSCFGLVKALEVESAKRESLQHHAVLNISGEESNDWKEKLNNIVSTPDKKDINQFLNKEVKRAFKAIKAQFELNDIEAEIKVSEKCISLVVNHGEEHDFIYGVYKKEHVQPSFSHDQEEGSESYYRAEVHLLEGGQDYDIMGWSEAAVINDVINQYQKHMHFLHILRDEGPVL
- a CDS encoding Leu/Phe/Val dehydrogenase gives rise to the protein MAVFNQVEFDNHEQVVFCSDKESGLKAIIAVHSTKLGPAVGGCRMWDYAKDEDAVYDVLRLSKGMTYKNAVARLPFGGGKSVIIGDAKKIKSEALFRAFGKQLERLGGTYYSAEDVNITTGDVMTMHKETNYVMGLEGKSGNPSPFTALGTFLGIKAAFKHKHGHEDLNGVKVSVQGLGAVAYTLCKHLHEAGAQLFVTDINQESVERVVNDFGATAVNIDEIYDLDVDVYAPCALGATVNDETIPRLKAQIIAGCANNQLAESRHGEILREKGVLYAPDYVINAGGIINVYYETKPAGYNEADATKHVEGIYDTLAEIFKRSEEEQKSTHIIADELAQEIIANGL
- a CDS encoding aldo/keto reductase, which codes for MVSQVFPLSTYFPTVSRIAYGCMGLGGGWDKDPITTKDISHAHSVIDAAMSYGINFFDHADIYRLGKAEQVFGEVLKQKPELRDSMIIQSKCGIRFKEANLPGRYDFSEKWIKHSVEGSLRRLNTEYLDILMLHRPDPLMQIHELAETLMTLQADGKVKHFAVSNMNQFQVEFLQKNLDTPIIANQIEMSLGKLDWLNDGVLVGSDGNNSVDFVSGTLEYCQTKHIQLQAWGCLAQGKYSEQGLNSECEHIRRTSKLVLELAQKHHATAEAVVLAFLMKHPSNIQPIIGTTNLERIKGATMALDFELTRDEWYSLFVSARGEALP
- the metH gene encoding methionine synthase, translated to MTQQNTAIFTNVGERTNVTGSAKFKRLILEEDYETALDVAREQVENGAQVIDINMDEAMLDSKAAMTKFLNLIASEPDISRVPIMVDSSKWEVIEAGLKCIQGKAIVNSISLKEGEEPFIRQAKIIKRFGAAAVVMAFDETGQAETADRKFEICERSYRILVDQLGFPPEDIIFDPNIFAVATGIEEHDNYAVDFIEGTRRIKQNLPHCKVSGGVSNVSFSFRGNNPVREAIHSVFLYHAIQAGMDMGIVNAGQLAVYDDIPLELRKAVEDVVLNTDPGAGERLVELAPKYSGLAQAEKVEDLEWRTWSVEKRLEHALVKGITEYIEEDTEECRASMDKPIQVIEGPLMDGMNVVGDLFGAGKMFLPQVVKSARVMKRAVAYLDPYIEAEKEEGATNGKIIMATVKGDVHDIGKNIVGVVLQCNNYEVVDLGVMVPAEKILQTAIDEKADAIGLSGLITPSLDEMVHVAKEMTRRGFDIPLLIGGATTSKAHTAVKIEPQYDKGVVYVNNASRAVGVVSSLLSKTQKPEFLAKTTAEYEKVREQQARKKPRSKPVTIQRARDNAANLDWDNYSPPVPKKLGVTEFRDVSIKTLREYIDWTPYFMTWSLAGKFPRILDDEIVGEEAKKLYHDANAMLDEFEKTQALKPLGVIGLFPANRVGDDIEIYTDETRSEVLELSCHLRQQTEKTDFPNYCLADYVAPKGTPDYFGAFAVTGGLEEDDLAEAFDAQQDDYNKIMVKAVADRLAEAFAEYLHEQVRKEYWGYAADENLSNEELIRENYQGIRPAPGYPACPEHTEKKKIWSLLQTEDRIGMQLTSSYAMWPGAAVSGWYFSHPDSKYYAVAQIQKDQVEDYAQRTNMSLEEAERWLSPNLGYEPE